Part of the Pseudodesulfovibrio mercurii genome is shown below.
ATAGCGGGCCATCCGCGCATTTTTCCCGGCGCGCTTTCATCCTCGCGTATGCCGCAATACGCTGCGGTGAAAGCCCGTCAAAAGAAAATGCACGCTGCCCCACTCTCTCCCAAGCCTGTCCCACGGCCGGGGGGGTATAAAAAGGCTGCCGTCTAACGCGGAAAGTCGGGCAACCTGCGCGGTGAAGTGGAGTGAGATCGTTCGGGAGGATGGGGGCGGAGCGGAATAGGGCAGAGGGGGCGGTCCATCGTGTGCCTGCCCCGCGAAGCGGAACCAAAAGGTTTGGGAAGGGAGAGGGGATGGGGGAGCCGGAGGGCGGGGAGAGGGAGAACCCTTTTCAAAGGGTTTCCCTCTCCCCGGCCGCCGGAGGCAAGCGCTTACTGGAACAGCTTCTTGAGCGGGTTCACGGGCTTGTCCGTGGTCTTGGTGTCGGTGGTGGTGCCGGTGGAGCCGGAGGTCTTGGAGCCGCCCAGGAGGTCCTGCTTGAGGGTCTTCTCGATGCCCTTGGCGCCCTCCTTGAACGTACCCTTGAACAGGGCCTCGCCCATGGCCTTGAGGTCCAGGGAGATGGACGGGTCGTCCAGGCTGCCCTTGACGTTGACGGGCAGGGGAAGCCCCTTGAGATCCTCGATGGACTTGCCGTCCTGGCCCTCCAGGGTGCCGACCACGGTGACCGTGGCCGTGTAGTCCGTGGTGTTCTTGGGCAGGTCGGCCCAGCCCTGGCCGGTGACGCGCAGCAGCGGGGACTTCATGAGCAGGTCCTTGTTGACGATGTGCCCGTTGGTCAGGGTGGCGGAGCCGAGCAGCTCGGCGAAGTCGGTCTTGGCCGGTTCGTCGCCGCTCACGGCCTGGCCCTTGAGGCGGCTCCAGCCGTCGCGGAGCATCTTGGCCACGTTCACGCCGTGGATGGCCCCGTCGGTGAAGGCGAAGGAGGCGGTGCCGGTCACGGACTTCTTGATGTTGTCCGGGGTCAGGCCCGCGCCCTTGAGGTCGTACTGGGCGTTGGTCGTGCCGCTCAGCCGCTGCTTGCCGGTCAGGTCCTTGAGCAGCGGCCCGGCCTGGACGTTCTTGAGCTGGCCTGTTTCGGTCCAGCCCGCCACGGCCTGGTTGGCGTTGAGGGTGCCCTTGGCCGTGTAGGCGCCGTCATAGAGGTTCAGGGAGACCGGGTCGGCCGTGACCAGCCCGTTCTTCGCGGTGATCGCGGCCAGGATATCGGTGATGGTCAGGTTCATGACCTTGAGCTTGCCCACGGTCAGCCGGGCCTTGAGGTCCAGGTCCTTGAGCGCGCTCAGGTCGGGCTCGGCGGCCGGGGCCTGCGTGGCCTGGGCGGCGGGTGCGGCCTGCTTCGAGTCGGCGGATTCGGACTTGGGCGGCAGGTAGCGGTCCGCGTCGATGTCGTCCACGTTGGCGTTGAGGGTCACGGCGGGCTTCTTGAAGTTTTTGACTGCGCCCTCGGCCGTGAGCAGGGTCTGGTCCAGCTTGACGGTCAGGGACTCCAGGGTGGCCTGCGTGTCGGAACCGTTGACCTTGAGGTCGGCGGACAGGTTCTCCAGGACCTTGGGGTCGGCCGTTTCGGGCGGGGTCAGGCCGAGCTGTTTCATGAGCTCGCGAACCGAGGCCGGGGCCAGCTTGAGTTCGGCGGAGAACGAGGTGTCGTCGGCCTTGCTCTTGGCGAAGAGCAGGCCGGTCAGCTTGAGGTTGAGCAGGGAGAACTCCATGTCGTCCACCTCTATGCTGCCCGCCTCCTGGTCGAACCGGGCGAAGCCGATCAGGACCGGGCGGGTGTCCACCTTGGGACTGTCGAGCTTGAGACGGAACTTGAGTTCGAAGGGGAAGCGGATCTTGTCGCCGACCGCGCCGATGATCAGGCTGAGGTCGTTGACGGTGGTCCTGGTGCCCGCCTGGCGGTCGTCGTAGACGATGTTGGCCCCGGTGATCTCCACGCCCTCGACGGACAGGGACGGGGCGGAGCCGGACTCGGCGGGGGATTCGGAGCCTGTGGCGGTCTCGGCCTCGGCCTTGCCCGCCTCGCCGCCCTTGGCCAGGTCGTCCCAGTTGGTCGCGCCCTGTTTGTTCCTGGCCAGGTTCAGGGTCAGGCCGTCCAGGACCACGGTGCCCACGGCCACGTCCCCCGAGAGCAGGGGCAGGAGCCGGATGGAGGCCTCGGCGCGGTTGATGCGGACCATCTCGTCGGGTGCGAAGCCCGGCGCGTTGCCGAGCGCCATGGGCCCGACCTTGAGCCCGAGCCAGGGGAAGAAGTTGAAGCCGATGTCGCCTTCGAATTTCAGCTCACGGCCGGTGCGATCCTTGACCGCCTGGGATATCTGGACCTTGTAGTCGTTGGGATCGACGACCAGCACCAGGACGATGCAGGCGGTCACGAACAGGGCCGCCAGGGCCCCGACGACGATCAGGCTGATCTTGAGGGTCTTGTTCATGGTTTCGCTCCTAGAAGACTTTTTGCAGAAGTTCGCTGGTGGCCGTGATGTCGCCCGAGCGAACGCCCTTTTCGGTCTGGGCCATGTACAGGAACATGGAGTCCAGGGTCTTGTCGGTCAGGTAGTCCACCGGGTCGAAGGCGGTGCCGGTCAGGGAGGAGAGCTGCTGCACGGCGCTGACCGCGCTGCCGGCCCCGGCCTTTTCCAGGGCGGCCTGGATCAGCGGGGCCGCGTTTTTGGCCAGATCGGACCGGGCGCTCTCCTCGAAATAGCTGGTCACGGCGTCGCTCTTGCCCGAGAGCAGGCCGGTGGGGTTGGCGAACTCCATGCTCTTGATGGTCTTCTGGAAGAGCTCGCCCACGGCCGGGACGGCCGCCTCGGCCGCGGAGTTCAGGTTGGCCAGCAGGTTCGGGGCCACGGTCTCGGCAACCTTCTGGTAACTGTCCGGCAGGGACAGGGACGTGGCCGCCAGCTTGGAGAAGCCGCCGTCCTGGGACAGGGATTCCACGGCGGAATCCGCGCCCATGGAGAGCAGTTCGCGGAAGGCGGTCTCGATCTGGGACGGGGTCACGGACAACCCCGCGGCCTTGGCCCCGGCGTCTCCGGCCGCCTTGAGGGCGTCGCCCCATCCGGCCGAGGCGGGCGCGGCGGTCAGGAGGCAGGAAAGCACGAGCAGCAGGGTGAGCAGGGGGGCGGCATTGTATTTGACGGACATGACGAACTCCGGTTTGCAGGGGTAATGGACAGGTTGAACGATAGCACTCGACGGCCGTTCTGCCTAGGGGGCGGGACGAATTTCGGCACTGTGCACGCGCGCCGGTCCGGGGGCGGACCGGCGCGCGATCATTCGATGAAGGCGGTATGAGGCGGATATAACACGGAGAAGGAGGCGGATCGTACCGAGGTCGATCCCGCGCTTATTCCTGCATGGCCAGACCCTTGAGCAGGCCGAAGCAGCCGGCCAGCATCATGTCGCCGCCCGGTGAGGGGAATTCCACGTCGTACCCATTGAGCATGCCCCGGCGCGGGCCGATGACGAAGGTGGGCGTGAAACCCTCGGCCGCGGCGGGCAGGTCCAGGCATAGGCAGCCGTGCCCCTTCTCGTCGAAGACCTGCTCGAAGGACAGGCAGCCGCAGCGGAACGCGGCCAGGTCGGCCCACAGCTTCTCGCCGTTCACGCAGCCGGTGTGCTGTTCGTAGACCCCGTGGATGCGCCCGTTGAAGAGCAGGAAGGCGATCAGGTGCGAGTTGCCGATGTTGACCAGGGTGATGCCGCGCGTAAAGCTCAGGCGTTCGATCTCGTCCACGTAGAGCGCGCCGAGCACGGCGGCCGCGCCGGTGTCGGCCACGGGCCCGCCGCCGATGTCACGTTGCAGGTCCTTGAGCCGGGTAAGCATGGTGGGCGGGGTCTGGTAGACCAGGGCCTCGGGGCGGCCTTCGCCGTCGTGGAGCAGGGTCTGCCACAGCTTGAACCGGCCCAGGCGGTTGGACTTGCCGGGGTGGAAGCCGTGGTCCTGGGCGCAGGCCGCGATGCGGTCGGGCCAGGGCAGTTCGGCGGCGTCCAGGAAGCGGCGCCACCAGGCCTCGTCGAAGTCGGTGAAGCGCACCGGGACGTAGCCGTCCGGGCAGGTGTCGGTCAGCTCGATGCCCATGCCGGTGACGCGCGTCAGGTCGTCGGCCATGGTGTAGGCGGCGCTCTCGGAGGCGGCCACCTTGAGCCCGGCCTTGAGGTGGGCGTTGACGAAGCGGGTCACGCCGCCGCCCATGTTGCTGCCGTGCAGCCAGACGGGCTTTTTGGCCATGCGCAGGGGCTCCATGCGGCGGCCGATCTGCAGGGCCGGGGAGGGGATGACGAATTTGGGACAGTTCTCGATCTCCCTGTCCGGGTAGTGGAGCAGCACGTCCTGGGTGCCGCTGCCGATGTCGAGGCAGAGTGTGGTTGTCACGAAAATGCTCCTTTTGATGTCCGGCCTAGGTACACCGTGCCGGGGCCCGGCGCAAGGGCATGCGCCCTGCCTGGTCACGGGGATGGGCCGGGTTGACAGCGGACAGGGCGGACGTCATGGTGCGGCATGCCCGTCAAAGTCTTCTGCTACGTCCTCCTGGGCCTGGCCCTGTTCACCCTGCTGCGCTACGGCATCTTCCTGCTTTCCAACGCCCTGGCCGGGCGGCTCGGGCTCATCCGCGAGGAGACCGGCGGCCTGGGCGCGGCCGTGGCGCGCGGCGTGGTCACGGCCATGGCCGCCGACGTGGTCGCCCTGCCGAGCATCCTCTTCCTGGCCCTGCCCGAGCGGGCCGCCTCGCGCACGGGCACGCCCGTGCTCATGGTCCACGGCCTGTACCACAACCGCACGGCCTGGCTGGTCATGGCCCGCAGGCTGCGCCGGGCCGGGTTCCGCAACCTGCACACCTACGGCTACAACAGCTTCACCAGGGACTTCGACCACGCCCTGGCCGGGCTCAAGGACAGGCTGGACGCGATCCTGGGCGACGCCCCGGACGGCGGGGTCATCCTCATCGGTCACAGCCTGGGCGGGCTGCTCTGCCGCTGCGCCGCTGGCGACCCCCGGTTCCGCGACCGGGTGGCCGCGCTGGTCACCCTGGGCTCGCCCCACGGGGGCAGCGAGCTGGCCTGGCTGGGCGGCAACCGCATGGCCCGGGGGCTCATTCCGGGCCGGGACATCACCGAGGCCGTGGCCGAAGCCCCGGACCCGGACTGCCCCAAGCTGGCGGTCTACACCATGGCCGACGACTACGTCATCCCGCTCGACCTTCTGCGCACCGGTCGGCCCGGCTGGCGGGAGCGCGTCTGCGCCCCCATGGGCCACGTCTGGATGCTCTACTCCCCGGAGGTGGCCGACATGGTCATCGACTTCCTGCGCCCGCTCAGGGACGCGGGAACAGACGAGGGCTAGGCGCCCCCCACACAAAAAAAAGAACCATCCCTTTTACTCACTGGCGGAAAAATCAAACGTTGAAAGCCGCTTCGCGGCGCAAGTCGGATGATTTCGCCTCCGGCGGGCGAGGACTCGCGCCCCTGCATCCCCCTTCAGCGCCTGCGACGCAATGTTTCATCGCCACGCGGCTTTCAACCGGCGAAAAGGGTCAACTCTATACGTCCAAAAAAAAGGGCCTCGAACGAGGCCCCTTGCACGGCTTTTCCGTCGGGTCGCTACCCGGTGACTTCGAGGATCTTGGCCTTGAGGTCGTCGGGCTTGAAGGGCTTGGTGATGAAGGCGGTCACGCCGGTCTTGGAGGCCAGCCCCTGCTGGGAGGCCTCGGACTCGGTGGTGACCATGATGATCGGCACGTCCTCCATGCCCGGGGTGGAGCGGATCTTGCCGACCAGCTCCATGCCGTCCATGATCGGCATGTTCATGTCCGTGATGATGACCTCGAACGTCTCGCCCTGCTCGATGAACTCGTAGGCCTCCTCGCCGTTGGCGGCCATGGACGGCTCGAAACCGAGGTCCGTGAGGATGGCCCGGTGCATGGCGCACATGGAGCGCGAGTCGTCCGCTGCCAGAGCCTTGCGCGTGCCCAGGGTCAGGCTCGGCAGCCGGTCCAGGTCCTGCTCCGCGCGCATGCCGCCGATCTCGGCCAGCACGCCCCGGAATTCCTCGACGATCTCCGGGTCCCGGGACTCGGCCAGGGCGTCCACCAGGATGTCCCCGGCCCCCTGGTTGTCGTACAGGCGGTCGAAGATGGCCGTGGCCCGAGAACTGATGACCGCCTTGGCCAGGCGGAAGGCCTGGTCGTCGGCCTTGACGATGAGGTTGGTCAGGGTGGAGATCATGCCCGGATTGACGTGCTGCTCCAGCCCTCCGATGACGGCCATGAGGATCAGTTCGTCGGTCTCGGACAGCCCGTCCACCAGGCAGATGATGCCCTTCATGGTGCCTATGCGGCCCAGGGCCTCGTACACGGCGTAGCGCACGTTGAGGTCGTCGGCCCGGCCC
Proteins encoded:
- a CDS encoding AsmA family protein; translation: MNKTLKISLIVVGALAALFVTACIVLVLVVDPNDYKVQISQAVKDRTGRELKFEGDIGFNFFPWLGLKVGPMALGNAPGFAPDEMVRINRAEASIRLLPLLSGDVAVGTVVLDGLTLNLARNKQGATNWDDLAKGGEAGKAEAETATGSESPAESGSAPSLSVEGVEITGANIVYDDRQAGTRTTVNDLSLIIGAVGDKIRFPFELKFRLKLDSPKVDTRPVLIGFARFDQEAGSIEVDDMEFSLLNLKLTGLLFAKSKADDTSFSAELKLAPASVRELMKQLGLTPPETADPKVLENLSADLKVNGSDTQATLESLTVKLDQTLLTAEGAVKNFKKPAVTLNANVDDIDADRYLPPKSESADSKQAAPAAQATQAPAAEPDLSALKDLDLKARLTVGKLKVMNLTITDILAAITAKNGLVTADPVSLNLYDGAYTAKGTLNANQAVAGWTETGQLKNVQAGPLLKDLTGKQRLSGTTNAQYDLKGAGLTPDNIKKSVTGTASFAFTDGAIHGVNVAKMLRDGWSRLKGQAVSGDEPAKTDFAELLGSATLTNGHIVNKDLLMKSPLLRVTGQGWADLPKNTTDYTATVTVVGTLEGQDGKSIEDLKGLPLPVNVKGSLDDPSISLDLKAMGEALFKGTFKEGAKGIEKTLKQDLLGGSKTSGSTGTTTDTKTTDKPVNPLKKLFQ
- a CDS encoding DUF4197 domain-containing protein, with protein sequence MSVKYNAAPLLTLLLVLSCLLTAAPASAGWGDALKAAGDAGAKAAGLSVTPSQIETAFRELLSMGADSAVESLSQDGGFSKLAATSLSLPDSYQKVAETVAPNLLANLNSAAEAAVPAVGELFQKTIKSMEFANPTGLLSGKSDAVTSYFEESARSDLAKNAAPLIQAALEKAGAGSAVSAVQQLSSLTGTAFDPVDYLTDKTLDSMFLYMAQTEKGVRSGDITATSELLQKVF
- a CDS encoding DUF1786 domain-containing protein — translated: MTTTLCLDIGSGTQDVLLHYPDREIENCPKFVIPSPALQIGRRMEPLRMAKKPVWLHGSNMGGGVTRFVNAHLKAGLKVAASESAAYTMADDLTRVTGMGIELTDTCPDGYVPVRFTDFDEAWWRRFLDAAELPWPDRIAACAQDHGFHPGKSNRLGRFKLWQTLLHDGEGRPEALVYQTPPTMLTRLKDLQRDIGGGPVADTGAAAVLGALYVDEIERLSFTRGITLVNIGNSHLIAFLLFNGRIHGVYEQHTGCVNGEKLWADLAAFRCGCLSFEQVFDEKGHGCLCLDLPAAAEGFTPTFVIGPRRGMLNGYDVEFPSPGGDMMLAGCFGLLKGLAMQE
- a CDS encoding esterase/lipase family protein, which gives rise to MPVKVFCYVLLGLALFTLLRYGIFLLSNALAGRLGLIREETGGLGAAVARGVVTAMAADVVALPSILFLALPERAASRTGTPVLMVHGLYHNRTAWLVMARRLRRAGFRNLHTYGYNSFTRDFDHALAGLKDRLDAILGDAPDGGVILIGHSLGGLLCRCAAGDPRFRDRVAALVTLGSPHGGSELAWLGGNRMARGLIPGRDITEAVAEAPDPDCPKLAVYTMADDYVIPLDLLRTGRPGWRERVCAPMGHVWMLYSPEVADMVIDFLRPLRDAGTDEG